A genomic region of Mesobacillus jeotgali contains the following coding sequences:
- the gerQ gene encoding spore coat protein GerQ, with protein MTQYNNPYYNYRTYPQMYQPYSGKEDQASVQGQMTQMGQMGQAGYPQATPFPAQSGGAFPGVSMPGGAMPGAVAGAQVPGMLPIEASYIENILRLNKGKLATVYATFENNTEWNAKIFQGIIEAAGRDHLILSDPQTGKRILMPMIYLDYVTFDEEIEYDYPFGGGAGLTAYPPR; from the coding sequence ATGACTCAATACAATAATCCCTATTATAACTACAGAACATATCCACAAATGTACCAGCCGTATAGCGGCAAAGAAGATCAGGCAAGTGTTCAAGGCCAGATGACGCAGATGGGACAGATGGGGCAAGCGGGATACCCACAAGCAACTCCCTTCCCTGCTCAGTCTGGTGGTGCTTTTCCTGGTGTTTCCATGCCTGGCGGTGCTATGCCAGGGGCAGTCGCTGGTGCCCAAGTCCCGGGAATGCTCCCAATTGAAGCATCCTATATTGAAAATATCCTTCGCCTGAATAAAGGCAAGCTCGCTACCGTCTATGCGACTTTTGAAAACAACACTGAATGGAATGCTAAAATTTTTCAGGGAATCATCGAAGCCGCTGGAAGAGATCACCTGATACTCAGTGATCCGCAAACAGGAAAGCGAATTTTAATGCCTATGATTTATCTTGATTACGTCACATTCGATGAAGAAATTGAATACGATTATCCATTCGGCGGCGGAGCTGGATTGACTGCTTATCCACCAAGGTAA
- a CDS encoding DUF423 domain-containing protein — protein MKLFILIGAINAFLAVGLGAFGAHGLEGKVEPKYLETWKTGVTYQMFHATGILIIGVLLGKLPASALLSWSGWLMLIGIVLFSGSLYVLSVTKISILGAITPLGGVAFLAAWVLLMIAAVKYL, from the coding sequence ATGAAGTTATTTATATTGATTGGAGCCATCAATGCTTTTCTGGCAGTTGGGCTTGGAGCATTTGGTGCCCATGGGCTTGAAGGCAAGGTTGAGCCGAAATATTTAGAAACCTGGAAAACAGGCGTTACATATCAGATGTTCCATGCAACCGGAATTTTGATCATTGGAGTTCTTTTAGGAAAGCTTCCCGCAAGTGCTCTTCTATCCTGGTCAGGCTGGCTGATGTTGATTGGGATCGTGTTATTTTCCGGCAGCCTGTATGTTTTGAGTGTGACAAAAATCAGCATTCTTGGAGCAATCACCCCACTTGGCGGAGTTGCCTTCCTTGCAGCCTGGGTATTGTTGATGATTGCTGCTGTGAAGTACTTGTAA
- a CDS encoding general stress protein: protein MMKVEVVENGVQATEKINSLEASGFGKENIYIFAHDEDRSEHLTDATETGGMGFKEQGFFDSIGNMFKSRGDELRNKFESLGLSKQEAEKYEMELDKGRLVLVASDEK from the coding sequence ATGATGAAAGTAGAAGTAGTAGAAAACGGTGTACAAGCTACAGAAAAAATCAACTCTCTTGAAGCTTCAGGCTTCGGCAAAGAAAACATTTATATTTTTGCGCATGATGAAGACCGCAGTGAGCACTTGACTGATGCTACTGAAACAGGCGGCATGGGCTTCAAGGAGCAAGGGTTCTTTGATTCCATCGGAAATATGTTCAAATCCCGCGGTGATGAGCTTCGCAATAAGTTTGAATCCCTCGGTCTTTCAAAACAAGAGGCTGAGAAGTATGAAATGGAACTGGATAAAGGCCGTCTTGTGCTAGTTGCCTCTGACGAGAAATAA
- a CDS encoding uracil-DNA glycosylase — protein MALLNNDWESLLAEEFEKAYYLDLRVFLIEEYRTRTIFPEKDDIFNALRFTDYEDVKVVILGQDPYHGQGQAHGLSFSVKPGVKIPPSLRNIFKELNADLGYEVPDNGYLKKWAEQGVLLLNTVLTVREGEANSHKGKGWEHFTDKVITLLNEREKPVIFILWGKPAQSKLKLIDEDKHKIIMSVHPSPLSARRGFFGSKPFSKVNELLREQGEQEIDWQIEKLEG, from the coding sequence ATGGCACTATTGAATAATGACTGGGAGTCTCTGTTGGCAGAGGAATTTGAAAAAGCATACTATCTGGATTTGAGGGTATTTTTAATAGAAGAATATCGCACCAGGACAATCTTTCCGGAAAAAGATGATATCTTTAATGCTTTGAGGTTCACCGATTATGAGGATGTCAAGGTCGTGATTCTCGGACAGGATCCTTACCATGGCCAGGGACAGGCTCATGGTTTGAGCTTTTCAGTAAAACCTGGTGTTAAGATTCCGCCTTCGCTTCGGAACATCTTTAAGGAGCTGAATGCTGACCTTGGCTATGAAGTTCCAGATAACGGTTATTTAAAAAAATGGGCTGAGCAGGGTGTGCTTCTTTTAAATACTGTCCTAACAGTAAGAGAAGGGGAAGCCAATTCACACAAAGGAAAAGGGTGGGAACATTTTACCGATAAAGTGATTACCCTGTTGAACGAGCGCGAGAAGCCGGTGATATTCATCCTCTGGGGCAAGCCGGCCCAAAGTAAACTAAAATTGATCGACGAGGACAAACATAAAATCATCATGTCTGTCCATCCAAGCCCGCTCTCGGCAAGAAGAGGCTTCTTCGGCAGCAAGCCATTTTCTAAAGTAAATGAACTGCTGAGGGAACAGGGAGAACAGGAGATTGACTGGCAAATCGAAAAACTGGAAGGTTAG
- the hemQ gene encoding hydrogen peroxide-dependent heme synthase, which yields MTEAAQTLDGWYALHDFRTVDWTTWKMLPAEERQEIIQEFLGLVEKWNKTQAEKQGSHALYTIVGQKADFMMMILRPTMEELNEIETEFNKSKLAEYTIPAHSYVSVVELSNYLPAGEDPYQNPQILARLYPELPKAKYVCFYPMDKRRQGEDNWYMLPMEDRRNMMRSHGMIGRQYAGKVKQIITGSVGFDDYEWGVTLFADDVLQFKKLVYEMRFDEVSARYGEFGSFFVGNLLEEDRVSSFLNV from the coding sequence ATGACTGAAGCAGCACAAACTTTAGATGGCTGGTATGCCCTTCATGATTTCCGCACTGTAGATTGGACAACCTGGAAGATGCTACCGGCAGAAGAGCGCCAGGAGATCATCCAGGAATTCCTTGGTCTTGTTGAAAAATGGAACAAGACACAGGCAGAAAAGCAAGGAAGCCATGCACTATATACAATCGTTGGCCAAAAAGCTGATTTCATGATGATGATCCTGCGCCCAACAATGGAAGAACTGAATGAAATCGAGACAGAATTCAATAAGTCAAAGCTTGCTGAATACACAATCCCTGCTCATTCTTATGTCTCTGTTGTCGAGCTGAGCAACTACCTGCCAGCTGGTGAAGATCCATACCAGAATCCACAAATCCTTGCACGCCTTTATCCTGAGCTTCCAAAGGCTAAGTACGTTTGCTTCTATCCAATGGACAAGCGCCGCCAGGGTGAAGACAACTGGTACATGCTTCCGATGGAAGACCGCCGCAACATGATGCGCAGCCATGGAATGATCGGCCGCCAATATGCTGGCAAGGTCAAGCAAATCATCACAGGCTCTGTAGGCTTCGACGACTACGAGTGGGGCGTAACCCTGTTCGCAGACGATGTCCTTCAATTCAAGAAGCTAGTATATGAAATGCGCTTTGACGAAGTCAGCGCCCGCTATGGCGAATTCGGTTCATTCTTCGTAGGAAACCTGCTTGAAGAAGACCGCGTATCCTCATTCTTGAACGTATAA
- a CDS encoding YwdI family protein, with protein sequence MNISLQKLLLKMEEEIKWAKSAESEAVKREKIHSIKTLCELVLDETPGVAPFTQTAQQFVSSQSSLPQQQMPVNQPSPMIPQPKKLEMEDNANGDSLFDF encoded by the coding sequence ATGAATATTTCACTGCAAAAATTATTATTGAAAATGGAAGAAGAAATAAAGTGGGCGAAATCTGCAGAGTCGGAGGCAGTAAAGCGGGAAAAGATCCACTCGATTAAAACGCTTTGCGAGCTCGTCCTTGATGAAACGCCTGGCGTAGCTCCTTTTACACAGACAGCACAGCAATTTGTTTCATCACAGTCAAGCCTTCCTCAGCAGCAGATGCCGGTTAATCAACCGTCACCAATGATTCCGCAGCCTAAGAAGCTGGAGATGGAAGATAACGCAAACGGAGACTCGCTCTTCGATTTCTAA
- a CDS encoding lipoate--protein ligase family protein, giving the protein MDEALNLLRQDKWRLIDQSVLGAHFHALQSFGTDDTLCESVGKGQSPATARAWVHHDTVVLGIQDTRLPHLQEGLAYLEEQGYQYIVRNSGGLAVVLDEGVLNLSLILPEKEKGIDINRGYDAMWLLIKEMFADFNKDIEAREISASYCPGSYDLSIDGKKFAGISQRRLKKGVAVQIYLCVTGSGSQRAELIREFYATSKKGEQTKFIYPDVQPEVMASLSELFGVEMTIQDVMLRFLKFLNANSDELVSGYLDGHEIELFDHYYNRVIERNEKFLEPKE; this is encoded by the coding sequence ATGGATGAGGCGCTCAATTTATTGCGTCAGGATAAATGGAGATTGATCGACCAGTCGGTGCTCGGTGCACACTTTCATGCTCTTCAATCATTCGGCACTGATGATACATTATGCGAATCGGTCGGCAAAGGCCAGTCCCCGGCTACCGCAAGAGCATGGGTTCACCATGACACGGTCGTCCTCGGTATCCAGGATACACGTCTCCCGCATCTCCAGGAAGGACTGGCTTATCTCGAAGAGCAGGGCTATCAGTATATTGTCCGCAACTCTGGGGGACTTGCAGTTGTGCTCGATGAAGGGGTCCTGAATTTATCTCTCATCTTGCCTGAGAAGGAAAAAGGGATCGATATCAACCGCGGCTATGATGCTATGTGGCTATTGATTAAGGAAATGTTTGCTGATTTTAATAAAGATATAGAGGCAAGGGAGATTTCTGCTTCCTATTGTCCGGGAAGCTATGATTTAAGCATTGACGGGAAAAAATTTGCCGGAATCTCGCAGCGCCGCCTGAAAAAAGGGGTCGCCGTGCAAATCTATCTTTGTGTGACTGGGAGTGGAAGTCAGAGAGCGGAATTGATCCGTGAGTTTTATGCCACTTCTAAAAAAGGTGAACAGACAAAATTCATCTATCCGGATGTCCAGCCAGAAGTCATGGCCTCGCTTTCCGAACTATTTGGTGTCGAAATGACGATTCAGGATGTGATGCTGAGGTTTTTGAAATTCCTGAACGCCAACAGCGATGAGCTGGTATCAGGCTACCTGGATGGCCATGAGATTGAACTGTTTGATCACTACTACAACCGGGTCATTGAGCGGAATGAGAAATTCCTTGAGCCAAAGGAGTAG
- the pta gene encoding phosphate acetyltransferase → MSDLFEGLKAKLSGQNLRIVFPEGLDERILAAAGRLAADGVLTPILVGNIEQIQAKAADMDVSLEAVEIYDPVNFAMMDELVAAFVERRKGKATEEQARKILLDENYFGTMLVYSNKADGLVSGAAHSTADTVRPALQIIKTKEGVRKTSGVFIMVREDEKYVFADCAINIAPDSQDLAEIAVESAKTARMFDVEPRVAMLSFSTKGSAVSPETERVSKAVEEAKLRDPLLIVDGEFQFDAAFVPSVAEKKAPDSVIMGNANVFVFPSLEAGNIGYKIAQRLGGFEAVGPILQGLNRPVNDLSRGCSEEDVYKLALITAAQALSK, encoded by the coding sequence ATGAGTGATTTATTTGAAGGCTTAAAAGCCAAATTAAGCGGACAAAATTTACGGATCGTGTTTCCGGAAGGCCTCGACGAACGGATTTTAGCAGCGGCTGGCAGACTGGCTGCAGACGGTGTATTAACACCTATTTTAGTGGGTAACATTGAACAGATTCAGGCGAAAGCAGCCGATATGGATGTATCGCTTGAAGCGGTTGAAATCTACGACCCTGTAAATTTCGCGATGATGGATGAGCTTGTCGCTGCATTTGTTGAAAGACGTAAAGGAAAAGCGACTGAAGAGCAAGCGCGCAAAATTTTGCTTGATGAAAATTACTTCGGAACAATGCTTGTGTACTCAAACAAAGCAGATGGGCTTGTAAGCGGCGCAGCTCACTCCACTGCGGATACGGTAAGACCTGCATTGCAGATCATCAAGACGAAGGAAGGCGTGCGCAAGACTTCTGGAGTCTTCATTATGGTGCGTGAAGATGAGAAGTATGTCTTCGCTGACTGTGCGATCAACATCGCGCCAGACAGCCAGGACCTTGCCGAAATCGCGGTGGAAAGTGCAAAGACAGCAAGAATGTTCGACGTCGAGCCGCGCGTGGCTATGCTAAGCTTTTCTACAAAAGGTTCAGCTGTGTCTCCTGAGACGGAAAGAGTATCAAAAGCAGTCGAAGAAGCAAAACTTCGTGATCCACTATTGATCGTTGACGGAGAGTTCCAATTCGACGCAGCCTTCGTTCCATCTGTTGCTGAAAAGAAAGCTCCGGATTCAGTGATCATGGGCAATGCGAATGTATTCGTATTCCCTAGCCTTGAGGCAGGCAATATCGGCTATAAAATTGCTCAGCGCTTAGGCGGATTTGAAGCAGTTGGCCCAATTTTACAAGGCTTGAACCGCCCGGTAAACGACCTGTCCCGCGGCTGCAGCGAGGAAGATGTGTACAAGCTGGCGTTGATTACAGCAGCTCAGGCACTTAGCAAGTAA